One genomic region from Flagellimonas oceani encodes:
- the tuf gene encoding elongation factor Tu, giving the protein MAKETFDRSKPHLNIGTIGHVDHGKTTLTAAITTVLANAGLSELRSFDSIDNAPEEKERGITINTSHVEYQTANRHYAHVDCPGHADYVKNMVTGAAQMDGAILVVAATDGPMPQTREHILLGRQVGIPRIVVFLNKVDMVDDEELLELVEMEVRELLSFYEYDGDNGPVISGSALGALNGEQKWVDTVMELMEAVDSWIEEPTREVDKDFLMPIEDVFTITGRGTVATGRIETGVANTGDAVDIIGMGAEKLSSTITGVEMFRKILDRGEAGDNVGLLLRGIEKSDIKRGMVICKPGSVKPHAKFKAEVYILKKEEGGRHTPFHNNYRPQFYVRTTDVTGNINLPDGVEMVMPGDNLTITVDLIQPIALSVGLRFAIREGGRTVGAGQVTEILD; this is encoded by the coding sequence ATGGCAAAGGAAACTTTTGATCGTTCCAAACCCCACTTAAATATTGGTACCATTGGACACGTGGATCACGGTAAAACAACATTGACTGCTGCTATTACCACTGTATTGGCGAACGCTGGTTTGTCCGAGCTTAGAAGCTTTGACTCCATCGATAACGCGCCAGAAGAAAAAGAAAGAGGTATTACTATCAACACTTCGCACGTTGAGTACCAAACTGCTAACCGTCACTACGCTCACGTTGACTGTCCTGGTCACGCGGATTACGTAAAGAACATGGTTACTGGTGCTGCTCAGATGGACGGTGCTATTTTGGTGGTTGCTGCAACTGATGGTCCTATGCCACAGACTCGTGAGCACATCCTTTTGGGTCGTCAGGTAGGTATTCCACGTATCGTTGTTTTCTTGAACAAAGTTGACATGGTGGATGATGAGGAGCTATTGGAGCTTGTTGAAATGGAAGTAAGGGAATTGCTTTCTTTCTACGAATACGATGGTGACAACGGACCTGTAATCTCCGGTTCTGCACTTGGTGCTTTGAACGGTGAGCAAAAATGGGTTGACACTGTAATGGAATTGATGGAAGCTGTTGATAGCTGGATCGAGGAGCCAACTCGTGAGGTTGATAAAGACTTCCTTATGCCGATCGAAGATGTATTTACCATTACTGGTCGTGGTACCGTAGCTACTGGTCGTATCGAAACAGGTGTAGCCAACACAGGTGACGCTGTAGATATCATTGGTATGGGTGCTGAGAAATTGTCTTCAACCATTACTGGTGTTGAGATGTTCCGTAAGATTTTGGATAGAGGTGAAGCTGGTGATAACGTTGGTCTTCTTTTGAGAGGTATCGAGAAATCCGATATCAAAAGAGGTATGGTGATCTGTAAGCCAGGTTCTGTTAAGCCACACGCTAAATTCAAAGCTGAGGTTTATATCTTGAAAAAAGAAGAAGGTGGACGTCACACTCCATTCCACAACAACTACCGCCCACAGTTCTACGTTCGTACAACTGACGTAACAGGTAACATTAACCTTCCTGATGGTGTTGAGATGGTAATGCCAGGTGATAACTTGACAATTACTGTAGATTTGATTCAGCCAATCGCATTGAGCGTAGGTCTACGTTTCGCTATCCGTGAAGGTGGTAGAACAGTAGGTGCTGGTCAGGTTACTGAGATTTTAGATTAA
- the secE gene encoding preprotein translocase subunit SecE gives MVAYIKESLEELKNNVTWLERSKASNLMVIVAVFSILFALATWGVDSLFSKLITLYFEKLIG, from the coding sequence ATGGTCGCTTATATAAAGGAATCATTAGAAGAACTTAAAAACAATGTTACTTGGTTGGAAAGGAGCAAAGCTTCCAATTTAATGGTTATTGTGGCAGTTTTTTCCATTTTATTTGCTTTGGCAACATGGGGTGTCGATTCCTTGTTCAGTAAATTGATCACATTGTATTTTGAAAAATTAATAGGGTAA
- the nusG gene encoding transcription termination/antitermination protein NusG: MSEVLEKKWYVVRAVSGQENKIKGYIESEVERAGFGDYLEEVLVPTEKVVQIRNGKKINKERVYFPGYIMIKANLGGEMVHIIRSITNVIGFLGEVKGGDPVPLRKSEVNRMLGKVDELAVNTDNVSIPFVLGETVKVIDGPFNGFNGTVEKINEEKRKLEVMVKIFGRKTPLELSYMQVEKV; encoded by the coding sequence ATGTCTGAGGTTCTGGAGAAAAAATGGTATGTAGTTAGAGCGGTCAGTGGTCAAGAGAACAAGATCAAAGGCTATATTGAGAGCGAGGTAGAGCGCGCCGGATTCGGTGACTATCTTGAGGAAGTTCTAGTGCCTACCGAAAAAGTCGTACAGATCAGAAACGGAAAGAAAATCAACAAAGAACGTGTTTACTTTCCGGGATATATCATGATCAAGGCCAATCTCGGTGGAGAAATGGTTCACATCATCCGTTCCATAACCAATGTTATCGGTTTCTTGGGCGAGGTAAAAGGTGGTGATCCGGTTCCGTTGAGAAAATCAGAGGTTAACCGTATGCTTGGTAAAGTAGATGAGTTGGCCGTAAATACAGATAACGTTTCTATTCCATTTGTATTGGGTGAAACAGTAAAGGTTATTGATGGACCTTTCAATGGTTTTAACGGAACTGTTGAAAAAATCAATGAAGAAAAGCGTAAGCTGGAGGTTATGGTGAAGATTTTCGGTAGAAAAACTCCACTGGAACTTAGCTATATGCAAGTAGAGAAAGTATAA
- the rplK gene encoding 50S ribosomal protein L11: protein MAKEVDKVVKLQVRGGAANPSPPVGPALGAAGVNIMEFCKQFNARTQDKQGKVLPVVITVYKDKSFEFVVKTPPAAVQLMEVAKIKKGSGEPNRVKNGSVTWDQVKAIAEDKMVDLNAFTVESAMSMVAGTARSMGLKIAGQRPF, encoded by the coding sequence ATGGCAAAAGAAGTAGATAAGGTAGTTAAATTACAAGTTAGGGGAGGTGCTGCGAACCCATCGCCACCGGTTGGACCCGCCTTAGGTGCTGCTGGTGTTAACATCATGGAGTTCTGTAAGCAGTTTAATGCTCGTACGCAGGACAAACAAGGTAAAGTATTACCTGTTGTTATCACCGTTTACAAAGACAAATCTTTCGAGTTTGTTGTAAAAACACCACCTGCGGCAGTTCAATTGATGGAAGTGGCTAAGATTAAAAAAGGATCTGGCGAACCTAACAGGGTTAAGAATGGTTCAGTAACCTGGGATCAAGTAAAAGCGATCGCCGAAGATAAAATGGTGGATTTAAACGCTTTTACCGTAGAGTCTGCAATGAGTATGGTTGCGGGTACTGCAAGATCTATGGGTCTGAAAATAGCAGGACAAAGACCTTTTTAA
- the rplA gene encoding 50S ribosomal protein L1 → MARLTKKQKEAQAKIDKNKLYSLEEASALVKEITNVKFDASIDLAVRLGVDPRKANQMVRGVVTLPHGTGKDVKVLALVTPDKEAEAKEAGADFVGLDEYLDKIKNGWTDVDVIITMPSVMGKLGPLGRVLGPRGLMPNPKTGTVTMDVAKAVSDVKAGKIDFKVDKTGIVHAAIGKASFSADKIAGNARELIDTLIKLKPSAAKGVYMKSIYLSSTMSPSVQLDPKAVQ, encoded by the coding sequence ATGGCAAGATTGACTAAAAAGCAAAAAGAGGCCCAGGCCAAGATAGACAAGAACAAACTCTATTCTTTGGAAGAGGCGTCAGCTTTAGTAAAAGAAATAACCAATGTAAAATTTGATGCTTCCATTGATTTGGCGGTTCGTTTGGGCGTAGACCCAAGAAAAGCCAATCAAATGGTACGTGGCGTTGTAACCCTTCCTCACGGAACAGGTAAAGACGTTAAAGTTTTGGCATTGGTGACTCCAGACAAAGAAGCAGAGGCTAAAGAAGCGGGTGCTGACTTTGTAGGATTGGACGAATATTTGGATAAAATCAAAAATGGTTGGACAGATGTTGATGTGATCATCACCATGCCAAGCGTTATGGGTAAACTTGGACCATTGGGTCGAGTTTTGGGACCGAGAGGTTTAATGCCCAATCCAAAGACCGGAACAGTAACAATGGACGTGGCAAAAGCCGTTTCCGATGTTAAGGCCGGTAAAATAGACTTTAAAGTGGACAAAACAGGTATTGTGCACGCAGCTATCGGAAAAGCATCGTTTTCTGCAGATAAGATTGCAGGAAATGCCAGGGAATTGATCGATACGTTGATCAAGTTGAAGCCCTCCGCAGCTAAAGGTGTGTACATGAAAAGTATTTACTTGTCCAGCACTATGAGTCCTAGTGTTCAATTAGATCCAAAGGCAGTTCAATAA
- the rplJ gene encoding 50S ribosomal protein L10: MTREEKATVIKDLTAQLADNPNIYLADISGLNAVDTSNLRRACFKANIKLAVVKNTLLAKAMEASDKEFGELPEVLKGNTSLMLSETGNAPAKLIKNFRKKSDKPLLKGAFIEEAIYIGDNYLDALVEIKSKEEVIGDIIGLLQSPAKNVISGLKSGGGKLAGILKTLSERE; encoded by the coding sequence ATGACAAGAGAAGAAAAAGCAACGGTAATAAAAGACTTGACTGCACAGTTGGCTGATAATCCAAACATTTATTTGGCGGATATATCAGGATTGAACGCCGTAGACACCTCTAACCTAAGAAGAGCGTGCTTTAAGGCGAACATTAAGCTTGCGGTCGTAAAGAACACATTGCTTGCAAAGGCAATGGAAGCTTCTGATAAGGAATTCGGTGAACTTCCCGAAGTGTTGAAAGGCAATACATCTTTGATGTTGTCCGAAACTGGAAATGCACCTGCGAAACTTATCAAGAACTTTAGAAAAAAATCAGATAAACCTTTGTTGAAAGGTGCCTTTATTGAAGAGGCCATCTACATCGGCGACAACTACCTTGATGCACTTGTTGAGATCAAGTCCAAAGAGGAAGTTATCGGGGATATCATTGGATTGTTGCAATCCCCGGCCAAAAACGTTATTTCTGGACTTAAGTCCGGTGGCGGAAAATTGGCAGGTATCCTTAAGACTTTGTCTGAGAGAGAATAA
- the rplL gene encoding 50S ribosomal protein L7/L12 yields MADLKDFAEQLVNLTVKEVNELADILKEEYGIEPAAAAVAVAGGAAGGGEAEAAEEKSEFDVVLTAAGGSKLAVVKLVKELTGLGLKEAKDIVDSAPKAVKEGVSKDEAEGIKKSLEEAGAEVELK; encoded by the coding sequence ATGGCAGATTTAAAAGATTTTGCAGAACAGTTGGTAAACCTTACAGTAAAAGAGGTAAATGAGTTGGCCGACATTTTAAAAGAAGAATATGGTATCGAGCCTGCTGCTGCTGCAGTAGCTGTTGCTGGCGGTGCTGCCGGTGGTGGTGAAGCTGAAGCTGCTGAGGAAAAATCAGAATTTGATGTAGTACTTACTGCTGCTGGTGGATCTAAATTGGCAGTTGTTAAATTGGTGAAAGAATTGACAGGTCTAGGTCTTAAAGAGGCTAAAGACATCGTTGACAGTGCACCAAAAGCTGTTAAAGAAGGTGTTTCCAAAGACGAAGCAGAAGGTATCAAAAAATCATTGGAAGAAGCTGGAGCAGAAGTTGAGCTTAAATAA